Within Paenibacillus sabinae T27, the genomic segment CCCTATTGCACGGCTTGCTGGCGACATAAGAAGAGAACAAAGATCAACAAGGCCGTAAGCTTAAAACACCGGATGCGATTATTATCGCCACTTCTTTAGAACATCAGCTTGGTCTTGTATCCAGAGATCGTGATATGAACTTTGTTCAGGAAGAGTTTGGTTTACCCTTAATAACGATTTAGCTGACCCACCGTAACTCCATAAGGAGATACGATGGGTTTGTTTTTATTATGGGGCTGACCTTGGTAAATAAAACTGCCATATCCATACATGCTTCCCCCTCGCAGGCAGATGCCTGCTTTTTTTTCGCCTATAGCTCCCCAAAAAGTCAAAAAAATACACGCCAACCGGTATGAGAGCTATACCGTATTTTTGACCGCCGGTTGCTATAATGGGGTCGAATAGAAGCGGCGGACCCTGCCGGGAGCGGGAATCCGCCGGGAAAGCGAGGCTCGCAATGGATAGCTACAGATTGAAGAGCAGGGAAATCCCGCTGAATACTTCCTATGAGGTGATCGTCGTCGGGGGCGGGCCGGCGGGCTGCACCGCCGCGGCGTCGGCCGCGCGGGAAGGGGCGAAGACGCTGCTGATCGAGGCCACCGGAAGTCTCGGCGGAATGGGGACATCGGGGCTGGTCCCGGCATGGTGCCCGTTCTCGGATAAGGAGAAAATGGTCTATCGCGGGCTGGCGGAGAAGGTGTTCGAGTCGCTGAAGGCGCAGATGCCCCATGTGAAGCCGGACGCGCTCGATTGGGTGCCGATCGAACCGGAGAAGCTGAAGGTCGTCTACGACGATCTGGTGACGGAGGCGGGAGCCGACGTACTGTTTCTGACCTCGCTGGCCGAGGTGGAGACGGACGGGCAGGGAAACGTGACGGCGATTGTTGCCCTGAACAAGGGCGGACTGCAGGCGTTTCAGGCGCCGGTGTATATCGATTGCACGGGCGACGGGGATGTCGCCGCCTGGGCGGGAGCGGAGTACCGGAAAGGCGACAGCGACACCGGCGATCTCCAGCCGGCCACTCACTGCTTCGTCCTCGGCAATGTTGACGATTACGCTTATCTATACGGTCCGCTTCTCCATAAGGAGAACCCGCAAAGCCCGATCCATGAAGCGGTGGCCTCGGGCCGATATCCGAATGTGCCGGACACCCATCTCTGCAACAACCTTATTGCGCCTCGCGCCGTCGGCTTCAACGCCGGCCATCTGTGGCAGGTGGACAATACGGACGCCCATTCCGTATCCAGGGCGCTGATCCGCGGACGAAAAATGGCCGCCGCCTACCGCGACATGCTGGCTGATATTCAGCCTGCTTCTTTCGGCAACGCTTATGTCGCCAGCACCGGCACGCTGATGGGTACCCGCGAATCGCGGCGCATCATCGGGGACTACGTGCTGACGGTGGATGACTATGTCTCCCGCCGGAGCTTCGAGGACGAGATTTGCCGCAACAGCTACTTCATCGATGTGCACGGCACCGAGAAGGAGGAGAAGAGCGAGGCGGGCTCGGCGCAGACGATTACGCTGTACGGACCCGGCGAATCGCACGGCATCCCCTACCGCTGCCTGACGCCGCGCGGGCTGCGTAATGTGCTTGTGGCCGGGCGGTCCATCTCCTGCGAGCGCCGGGTGCTCGGCAGCGTCCGCGTCATGCCGGTCTGCCTCGCGATGGGCGAAGCCGCAGGATTGGCCGCAGCTCTCGCCGCCATGACGGACGGCGATGTGCATGCGGTTGACGTCGGCCGGCTGCGGCAGCGCCTGCGGGAAGAAGGGGCCTATCTGCCCGAGATGTCCGCCGCCGGGAACAGGGGTGACGTGAAATGAGCCACCACGCAACCGTACAGAAGCAGCTCGCCGCTGCCGAAAAAAGAACGTTCTGGACCCGCCGGAGGCGCGAACAGCTGGCCGGCTGGCTGTTCATCGCGCCCGAGGTCATCGGCATGCTCGTTCTCGCCGTGTTTCCGCTGGTCTTCAGCCTTGGCCTCAGCCTGACCGAGTGGAATCTGGTCGGCGGCCTGTCCGCCATCAAGTTTATCGGCCTCGATAATTTTGCCGAGCTGTTCCGGGACGACCGGTTCCTAAAGGCGCTGAAGAACAATATCGGCTTCACCGCCGGCACCGTGCCGGCGACGATGCTGCTGGGCGTCGTTTTTGCGGCTATCATACACAAGAAGTTGTACTTCAAGGATTTTTTCAAGGTGGCGTTCTTCGTTCCCTATATTTGTTCGACGGTCGCGGTTTCCGCGGTGTGGTCGGCGCTCTATCATCCGTCCAAGGGACCGCTCAACCAGATGCTGATCCATCTTGGCATCTCGGATCCGCCCCGCTGGCTGGTGGACACGAGCTGGTCGCTCGTTGCCATCATGGTGATCTATATCTGGCAGCTGCTCGGGTACCAGATCATCATTTTTCTGGCGGGAATGACCAATATTCCGGATGAGCTCTACGAGGCGGCGACGATCGACGGCGCGACCGGCTTCCAGCAGTTTCGGCGGATCACGCTGCCGCTGCTTGGGCCGACGACTTTTTTTCTGGCGATTACCAGCACCATCTCTTCGTTCAAGGTATTTGACATGATCAAGTTCCTCACCAACGGGGGACCCAATTATTCCAGCACAGTGATTGTATACCAGATTTACGAAGAAGGCTTCCAGCACTTCCGGATGGGTTATGCTTCGGCCATGTCCTGGGTACTGTTCCTGATCATCATGCTCGTGACTTCGCTGACCTGGATCACCCAGAGCCGGAAGGTGCATTATTAAGTTTCGATATGAAGTCTTGAAGAAAGGACATAAGCGCATATGACGATACGAAAAATCAAGCTAGGACCTATCGTGCTGACGGTGCTGTTCGGCGCTCTATCGATCTTCTTCCTGCTGCCGCTGGTCTGGATGATGTCCGCCGCCTCCAAGACGGAGAAAGAGGTCTGGACGTTTCCGATTCAGTGGATTCCTAAGGATTGGCATTTTGCCCAGAATTTCAAGACGGTCTGGATGGGGGATGTCTCCTTTGGCCTCTTCTATATGAACTCGGTCAAAATCGCTCTGATCTCCACGCTCGCAACGCTCATCGTCTCCGCCATGGCCGGCTATGCGCTGTCCAAGCTGAAATTTACGGGAAAAGGTCTCGTCTTCAGCGCCATGATGGCCTTTATGATGATCCCGGAGCAGGCGACGCTCGTTCCCCGTTATATCATGATCAAGGAAATGGGACTGTACGATACGCACGCCGCGCTCATTGTGATGGGCATGTTCTCCAGTTATTTCACCTTTTTGCTCCGGCAGTTCATGATCGGGGTGCATAATGATCTGCTGGAAGCGGCTGAGCTGGACGGCGCCGGATTCTACCGCATTTTCTGGAGCGTCATGCTCCCCTTGAGCCGCCCCATACTGGCCACTGTCGGCATCATCAAATTCATCTGGACCTGGAATGACTATCAGGGACCGCTGATCATGCTGAATTCGACCAATCTGTATACGATTCCGCTCGGCATGCAGTTCTTCAAGGAGGAGTTTGGAACGACGATTTCCGTAATGATGATGGCTTCGCTTGCCGCCATTATTCCACTGCTCGTGCTGTTCTTGGTATTGCAGAAGCAGGTTATCAAGGGCATTTCCATAGGCGGGGTCAAGGGTTAAACGCGCCCGGCTTGTCCGGCGGAACTTTCGAAAGACGCAAAGTCAAAAATGTCTACGCCCGAACCGCAAGACTGTACACGGTGCCCGCGGAGGCAAGGTAGTATAATTAAATTGCATCAACCAACTGAAGGGGGAAATGGTATGAAGAAGCCTGCATTATGGGTGGCTGGCCTGCTGCTGACGTTCTCGGTCACCGCATGTTCCGGAAGCGGGAATGCTCCGGCCGCGAGCGATAAAGGGACTGGCGCCGATCCTACCGCGGCAACCCAGACAAAGACACCGGAGAAAGAGAAGATCAAATTTTACACCTTTAAGTCCAATAAACCGGAGGAGCCCACATACCAGGCGGTTCAGGCCTACAACCAGTCGCAGGATAAGGTCGAGGTGGAATATGTTTCGCTTGTCCAGAACAGCGACAGCACGGAGTTCCTGAAGAAGCTGGACGTTCTCATTGCCGGGGGCGAAGTTGTAGACGCTTTCATGACCGGGAATGAGGAAGAATTGATGGAACGGGCTTCGCGCGGAGTTGTGGAACCGCTTAACTCGTATTTTGAGGCCGAGGGCGTCAAGCCAGAGGATGAATATTTCAAGGTGCTCAAGCTGGATGACAAAGTCTATGGGCTGATGCCTTCCGCGACGCAGTGGTTCACGGTCTTCAACAAACAGCAGCTGGATGAGGCTGGCCTTAAGCTTCCTGAAATGGGCTGGACCTGGGACGACTTCCGCGATTACGCCAAAAAGCTGACGACTCCGGATCATTACGGAACGTATTTCCATACCTGGGGCGAATATGCGAACATCATCGCGTACACCGAGCATCCGAATCCTCAGCTGACCCCTGACCTGAAGCCGATCTTCGATGACCCGTCCTTCAAATATTTCTTTGGCCTCCGCCGCGCCATGGAGAAGGAAGACAAGAGCGTTGAGCCTTATGCGGATGTGCTGGCCTCGAACTATCATGTGCTGCAGCAGTTTTTTGCCGGCAAAGCCAGTATGCTGGCCGTTCCGAGCTACGCTGTCCGGGCGGGTCTCAATCTCGAGAAATTCCCGCATGATTTTCAGATGGTGTACGCTCCGCTTCCCCGTTCGGTTGATGCAACCGATGTCGGCATGACGAATATTTCCGGCGGCGGTCTGGCGGTAGGCGCCAAGTCGGCGCACAAGCAGGCGGCGTATGATTTCATCCGGTGGATGACCAAGGAATCCTACAAGTACACGAAGGAAATTCCGGCGCTGAAAAATGTCGACGGCAAGGCGCTGCTGGAACAATTTTTTAGCGAGAACAAAAACTTGATCGATACCGACTCGCTCGCCAAAACTCTGTTCGACAGCCGCAACAAAATGCCAGAGGGCACCTTCACCGTTCCCTATGGCAGCCAGCTGAAGACCATTGTCGAAAACTCCTTCGCCAGCTTTATGCTTGATAATCGCAAATTTGACGATGTCAAGGCGGAAATGACGGCGGAAGTTGAAAAGGTAGTCGCCGCCAACAAGTAACGGCCTAAATTCTTATTTAGATTAACTCCACCCTGTACCCCGCAAATCACCCGCAGGCCGGCTTTACAAGCCATCTGTGCCTTGCGGTGTGATTTTGCGGGGCGATTTTAAGCGGTATGTCATACGCGGGGGCGATCAGGGCTTATAATGGCAGTATAACGATACTCTGGAGAAGGATGACCCGATATGCAATGGTTGAACCGTTTCTCCTATCATCGGAGGCTGCAATTCTCATTTCTGGCCCTGATTCTGCTTCCTTTCGCCGCCG encodes:
- a CDS encoding FAD-dependent oxidoreductase; translated protein: MDSYRLKSREIPLNTSYEVIVVGGGPAGCTAAASAAREGAKTLLIEATGSLGGMGTSGLVPAWCPFSDKEKMVYRGLAEKVFESLKAQMPHVKPDALDWVPIEPEKLKVVYDDLVTEAGADVLFLTSLAEVETDGQGNVTAIVALNKGGLQAFQAPVYIDCTGDGDVAAWAGAEYRKGDSDTGDLQPATHCFVLGNVDDYAYLYGPLLHKENPQSPIHEAVASGRYPNVPDTHLCNNLIAPRAVGFNAGHLWQVDNTDAHSVSRALIRGRKMAAAYRDMLADIQPASFGNAYVASTGTLMGTRESRRIIGDYVLTVDDYVSRRSFEDEICRNSYFIDVHGTEKEEKSEAGSAQTITLYGPGESHGIPYRCLTPRGLRNVLVAGRSISCERRVLGSVRVMPVCLAMGEAAGLAAALAAMTDGDVHAVDVGRLRQRLREEGAYLPEMSAAGNRGDVK
- a CDS encoding carbohydrate ABC transporter permease gives rise to the protein MSHHATVQKQLAAAEKRTFWTRRRREQLAGWLFIAPEVIGMLVLAVFPLVFSLGLSLTEWNLVGGLSAIKFIGLDNFAELFRDDRFLKALKNNIGFTAGTVPATMLLGVVFAAIIHKKLYFKDFFKVAFFVPYICSTVAVSAVWSALYHPSKGPLNQMLIHLGISDPPRWLVDTSWSLVAIMVIYIWQLLGYQIIIFLAGMTNIPDELYEAATIDGATGFQQFRRITLPLLGPTTFFLAITSTISSFKVFDMIKFLTNGGPNYSSTVIVYQIYEEGFQHFRMGYASAMSWVLFLIIMLVTSLTWITQSRKVHY
- a CDS encoding carbohydrate ABC transporter permease, which encodes MTIRKIKLGPIVLTVLFGALSIFFLLPLVWMMSAASKTEKEVWTFPIQWIPKDWHFAQNFKTVWMGDVSFGLFYMNSVKIALISTLATLIVSAMAGYALSKLKFTGKGLVFSAMMAFMMIPEQATLVPRYIMIKEMGLYDTHAALIVMGMFSSYFTFLLRQFMIGVHNDLLEAAELDGAGFYRIFWSVMLPLSRPILATVGIIKFIWTWNDYQGPLIMLNSTNLYTIPLGMQFFKEEFGTTISVMMMASLAAIIPLLVLFLVLQKQVIKGISIGGVKG
- a CDS encoding ABC transporter substrate-binding protein → MKKPALWVAGLLLTFSVTACSGSGNAPAASDKGTGADPTAATQTKTPEKEKIKFYTFKSNKPEEPTYQAVQAYNQSQDKVEVEYVSLVQNSDSTEFLKKLDVLIAGGEVVDAFMTGNEEELMERASRGVVEPLNSYFEAEGVKPEDEYFKVLKLDDKVYGLMPSATQWFTVFNKQQLDEAGLKLPEMGWTWDDFRDYAKKLTTPDHYGTYFHTWGEYANIIAYTEHPNPQLTPDLKPIFDDPSFKYFFGLRRAMEKEDKSVEPYADVLASNYHVLQQFFAGKASMLAVPSYAVRAGLNLEKFPHDFQMVYAPLPRSVDATDVGMTNISGGGLAVGAKSAHKQAAYDFIRWMTKESYKYTKEIPALKNVDGKALLEQFFSENKNLIDTDSLAKTLFDSRNKMPEGTFTVPYGSQLKTIVENSFASFMLDNRKFDDVKAEMTAEVEKVVAANK